In Nicotiana tabacum cultivar K326 chromosome 17, ASM71507v2, whole genome shotgun sequence, one DNA window encodes the following:
- the LOC142161775 gene encoding type IV inositol polyphosphate 5-phosphatase 3-like has translation MVGVYLTVWVRRSLRKHIQNLNVDTVGVGVMGFIGNKGSVSVSMSIYQTFFCFACTHLTSGEKEADAVKRNSDSVYEIHRRTHFNAFSRIGLPKSIHDHDFYTSKHYEKLSPYLLEHHVFEKLFTQSLSYAFTLLAACDWNLLTFIHLKLSSSFHVLNFANYQNVTAFRLSKEFKKGRAFDGWSEEKYCGEDPKAGRRNPAWYASTNIVSSRALLAVHFD, from the exons ATGGTTGGAGTTTATCTTACCGTATGGGTTCGTAGGAGCCTACGAAAGCATATACAGAATTTGAATGTGGATACAGTTGGTGTTGGTGTAATGGGCTTCATAGGTAACAAG GGATCAGTATCTGTGAGCATGTCTATATATCagactttcttttgctttgcctGTACTCACCTAACATCGGGTGAGAAGGaggcagatgcagtcaaaagaaaCAGTGATTCAGTCTATGAAATTCATCGACGGACACATTTCAATGCATTCTCTAGGATCGGACTTCCCAAGAGCATCCATGATCATGA CTTCTACACCAGCAAACATTACGAAAAGCTTTCACCATACCTTTTGGAACATCATGTGTTTGAGAAACTTTTTACTCAATCCTTGT CCTATGCCTTCACACTTCTTGCAGCTTGTGACTGGAATCTATTGACTTTTATTCATCTAAAACTAAGTTCAAGTTTCCATGTACTGAACTTTGCTAATTATCAGAACGTTACTGCTTTTCGT CTCAGCAAAGAGTTCAAGAAAGGCCGTGCATTTGATGGGTGGTCTGAAG AGAAGTATTGCGGAGAGGATCCAAAGGCCGGGAGACGTAATCCAGCATGGTATGCATCTACTAATATTGTTAGTTCAAGAGCTTTATTGGCTGTTCACTTTGATTAG